In Spinacia oleracea cultivar Varoflay chromosome 5, BTI_SOV_V1, whole genome shotgun sequence, a single window of DNA contains:
- the LOC110791451 gene encoding uncharacterized protein, translating to MRRSTRRSTMAVSIHQSLDLDSNRTSTRRSSSILPQFEETRNLVGNFTTKFSMSSFVKRVEELTHDQRTAIERVGFGNLLHVHHHSLRKNLLVEWMERWDSDKRAFILHDKELTITNIDVALILGLRTIGNPVCLSEEDPISELEKEYGATSRSRKISIITLEQRLESLGEIANEDFVRTFLLFIFGTLLFPNSNAKVDSRYLSLLKDLDAVSEFAWGMSVVEDLYNWLSKRKEEQTKSIEGCLILLQIWSYEHIDIGRPNLLSGSLDFPRACRWESSRCNSPRHWFTTKFNELDENQVTWKLQPTTTELSIEIIRELLVEVAVGDKIPSKTTTTTMKDVPSKIFSRNIAVLDEEPERVVRRGKDEQQAGVPENSGQSSEISSLIEETNREVLSTRTRSTAFVTMGLPPKSLKQHAALDKEAAIDVRRSKTTTQDDIREDSRQSDVSAMTEDYTECSSSYGLQEGQIAEISQCLKVKCDLNEVDELKRKNDMLEEVVAKLRKENADLREDNQRLRTSPPPDRIERRIHQMYDEIQADLDLYGLR from the exons GTTGGAAATTTCACGACCAAATTTTCAATGTCGTCCTTCGTTAAGAGAGTGGAAGAGCTTACCCATGATCAGAGGACTGCTATAGAAAGAGTTGGATTTGGGAATTTGCTACATGTTCACCACCACTCTCTCCGAAAAAACTTACTGGTTGAGTGGATGGAGCGCTGGGACAGCGACAAGAGAGCATTTATTCTTCATGATAAAGAGCTTACGATCACCAACATTGATGTTGCTTTGATATTAGGATTGCGTACCATAGGTAACCCTGTATGCTTGAGTGAAGAAGATCCAATATCTGAATTGGAAAAGGAGTATGGAGCTACTAGTAGGAGTAGGAAGATTAGCATCATTACACTTGAGCAAAGATTGGAATCTCTAGGTGAGATTGCTAATGAAGATTTTGTGAGGACCTTTTTGCTTTTCATTTTTGGGACACTtctttttccaaattcaaatgcAAAAGTAGACTCGCGATATCTTTCACTTCTGAAAGATCTTGATGCTGTGTCTGAGTTTGCTTGGGGTATGTCCGTTGTTGAGGATCTTTACAATTGGCTCTCTAAAAGAAAAGAGGAACAAACAAAGAGCATTGAAGGGTGTCTTATTCTCCTCCAA ATATGGTCCTACGAACATATAGACATTGGACGTCCAAATCTGCTTAGTGGCTCCTTGGACTTCCCCAGAGCTTGCCGTTGGGAAAGTAGTAGGTGTAACAGCCCAAGGCATTGGTTTACTACAAAGTTCAATGAGCTTGATGAGAATCAG GTAACATGGAAGTTGCAACCAACAACAACTGAATTAAGTATTGAAATAATCAGAGAGCTTCTGGTGGAAGTGGCTGTGGGAGACAAGATTCCTTCAAAGACCACAACTACCACGATGAAGGATGTACCATCTAAG ATCTTTAGTAGAAATATTGCTGTTTTGGATGAGGAACCAGAGAGAGTTGTTAGAAGAGGCAAGGATGAACAGCAAGCAGGTGTTCCAGAGAATTCTGGACAATCATCTGAAATATCGTCACTGATAGAAGAAACCAACAGAGAGGTTCTTTCAACTAGAACAAGATCCACAGCATTCGTGACTATGGGGCTCCCACCTAAG AGTTTGAAGCAACATGCTGCATTAGATAAGGAGGCAGCCATAGATGTAAGAAGAAGCAAGACTACAACTCAAGATGACATCCGGGAGGATTCTAGGCAGTCAGACGTGTCAGCGATGACTGAAGATTATACAGAATGCTCTTCATCTTATGGTTTGCAAGAAGGCCAGATTGCTGAGATTTCACAATGTCTCAAG GTAAAATGTGACTTAAATGAGGTGGATGAACTCAAGAGGAAAAATGATATGTTAGAAGAAGTGGTAGCAAAACTAAGAAAGGAAAATGCTGATCTTAGAGAAGACAATCAACGCTTGAGGACTTCTCCACCTCCTGATCGTATAGAAAGGCGCATTCATCAAATGTATGATGAAATTCAGGCAGATTTAGATCTTTATGGTTTACG ATGA